The Camelina sativa cultivar DH55 chromosome 14, Cs, whole genome shotgun sequence genome includes a window with the following:
- the LOC104743776 gene encoding somatic embryogenesis receptor kinase 2-like, translated as SWKSDKLSKLGSLLEQLHWSHSRFSGKPLQAALSDSRLNNNSLTGPIPLSLTNITTLQVLDLSNNQLSGSVPDNGSFSLFTPISFANNLGLCGPVTSRPCPGSPPFSPPPPFIPPPTIPTPGGYSATGAIAGGVAAGAALLFAAPALAFAWLRRRKPQELFFDVPAEEDPEVHLGQLKRFSLRELQVATDSFSNKNILGRGGFGKVYKGRLADGTLVAVKRLKEERTPGGELQFQTEVEMISMAVHRNLLRLRGFCMTPTERLLVYPYMANGSVASCLRERPPSQLPLAWPIRQQIALGSARGLSYLHDHCDPKIIHRDVKAANILLDEDFEAVVGDFGLARLMDYKDTHVTTAVRGTIGHIAPEYLSTGKSSEKTDVFGYGIMLLELITGQRAFDLARLANDDDVMLLDWVKGLLKEKKLEMLVDPDLQSNYTEAEVEQLIQAALLCTQSSPIERPKMSEVVRMLEGDRFG; from the exons TCTTGGAAATCTGACAAACTTAGTAAGCTTGGATCTTTACTTGAACAGCTTCATTGGTCCCATTCCAGATTCTCTGGGAAACCTCTTCAAGCTGCGCTTTCT GATAGCCGGCTCAACAATAACAGTCTTACCGGACCAATTCCCTTGTCATTGACTAATATCACGACTCTTCAAGTTTT GGATCTGTCGAACAACCAATTATCTGGATCCGTTCCTGACAATGGGTCCTTCTCGCTTTTCACTCCCATCAG TTTTGCTAATAACTTGGGTTTATGCGGCCCAGTTACTAGCCGTCCCTGTCCTGGATCTCCCCCattttctcctcctccaccttttATACCACCTCCCACAATTCCTACACCAG GCGGATATAGTGCTACTGGAGCCATTGCAGGAGGAGTTGCTGCTGGTGCTGCTTTGCTATTTGCTGCTCCTGCTTTAGCTTTTGCTTGGTTGCGTAGAAGAAAACCTCAAGAATTATTTTTTGATGTTCCTG CCGAGGAGGACCCTGAGGTTCACTTGGGACAGCTGAAGCGGTTCTCACTACGAGAACTGCAAGTAGCGACGGATAGCTTCAGCAACAAGAACATCTTGGGTCGAGGTGGGTTTGGAAAAGTCTACAAAGGCCGTCTTGCTGATGGAACACTTGTGGCAGTAAAACGGCTTAAAGAAGAGCGCACCCCAGGTGGTGAGCTTCAGTTTCAGACAGAAGTGGAGATGATAAGCATGGCCGTTCACAGAAATCTCCTCAGACTACGCGGTTTCTGTATGACCCCTACCGAGAGATTGCTTGTTTACCCTTACATGGCTAATGGAAGTGTTGCTTCCTGTTTGAGAG AACGTCCACCATCACAGTTGCCACTAGCCTGGCCAATAAGACAGCAAATCGCACTAGGATCAGCGAGGGGTTTGTCTTATCTTCATGATCATTGCGACCCCAAAATTATCCACCGTGATGTGAAAGCTGCTAATATTCTGTTGGACGAGGATTTTGAGGCGGTTGTAGGCGATTTCGGGTTGGCTAGGCTTATGGATTATAAGGATACACATGTGACAACGGCTGTGCGTGGGACTATTGGTCACATTGCTCCTGAGTATCTCTCAACTGGAAAATCATCAGAGAAAACCGATGTTTTTGGCTACGGGATCATGCTTTTGGAACTGATTACAGGTCAGAGAGCTTTTGATCTTGCAAGACTGGCGAATGACGATGACGTTATGCTCCTAGATTGG GTGAAAGGGCTTTTGAAGGAAAAGAAACTAGAGATGCTTGTGGATCCTGATCTGCAGAGCAATTACACAGAAGCAGAAGTAGAACAGCTCATACAAGCGGCTCTTCTCTGCACACAGAGCTCACCTATAGAACGACCTAAGATGTCTGAGGTTGTCCGAATGCTTGAAGGTGACCGGTTTGGCTGA
- the LOC104741995 gene encoding somatic embryogenesis receptor kinase 2-like: MLVDPDLQRNYTEAEVEQLIQVALLCTQSSPMERPKMSEVVRMLEGDGLAEKWDEWQKVEVLRQEVELSSHPTSDWILDSTDNLHAVELSGPR, encoded by the coding sequence ATGCTTGTGGATCCTGATCTGCAGAGGAACTACACAGAAGCAGAAGTTGAACAGCTCATACAAGTGGCTCTTCTCTGCACACAGAGCTCACCTATGGAACGACCTAAGATGTCTGAGGTTGTTCGAATGCTTGAAGGTGACGGTTTGGCTGAGAAATGGGATGAATGGCAGAAAGTAGAAGTTCTCAGGCAAGAAGTGGAGCTGTCTTCTCATCCCACTTCTGATTGGATCCTTGATTCTACGGATAATCTTCATGCTGTTGAGTTGTCTGGTCCGAGATAA
- the LOC104743778 gene encoding IST1 homolog, whose amino-acid sequence MMAAQEILELFCELIAVRLPIIEAQRECPLDLKEAISSICFAAPRCSDLTELQQVQILFVSKYGKEFVAAASELKPDSGVNRKLVELLSVRAPSPETKLKLLKEIAEEHELDWDPASTETDLFKSHEDLLDGPKQFGGGSKLPLPEEQNEGTHLTSNSAPKEKSDSDSEYDILDFPEVPNVLLRPTPGATPVNAPDAPKSANYEHTSHNLHFDSENVGVEKPASKRDEHPAKASRTAGEGQQSSPIVMESLERKNYSPPSPPSVDVVEPVPTKESGTSRDTIRKISDGDLQDVLTAAQAAADSAERAAAAARSAASLAQLRISELTKKNSDQYPESPSENPFHATSIENPHFDHQHSHSSASSSGDLTEFQRAETSSLFNSGQNNHQPQRLPSVGEPQFDHQNSAFSSYDDLTPQRLHSMEKPHFDHQNSSVSSYGDRTPHRFPSMEKPQFDHQNSSVSSYGDLTEFQRPESSLLDRLNPDQDHQQMRLPSMEDDPYYSYPNLFSSQNPDRSSGSHSLSDNTRPAHD is encoded by the exons ATGATGGCTGCTCAAGAGATCCTTGAGCTTTTCTGTGAGCTCATTGCTGTTCGTCTTCCCATTATTGAGGCTCAAAg gGAATGTCCTCTAGATCTAAAAGAAGCAATATCAAGTATATGTTTTGCTGCGCCGAGGTGCTCTGACCTGACAGAGCTGCAGCAGGTCCAGATACTGTTTGTATCCAAGTATGGAAAGGAATTTGTTGCCGCTGCATCTGAGCTCAAGCCGGATTCCGGTGTCAATCGTAAG TTGGTGGAGTTGCTCTCTGTTCGTGCTCCTTCCCCAGAAACTAAACTGAAACTTCTCAAGGAAATTGCTGAAGAACATGAACTTGATTGGGACCCTGCTTCTACAGAAACTGATCTCTTCAAATCGCATGAAGATCTCCTT GATGGACCAAAACAATTTGGTGGGGGATCTAAGCTTCCACTACCGGAGGAACAAAATGAAGGGACACATTTGACATCTAATTCAGCGCCAAAAGAGAAGTCTGATTCAGACTCAGAGTATGATATATTGGACTTTCCCGAGGTTCCAAATGTCTTGCTGCGGCCAACTCCTGGTGCTACCCCTGTAAATGCACCGGATGCACCGAAATCTGCTAATTATGAACATACCTCTCACAACTTGCACTTTGATTCAGAGAATGTAGGTGTCGAAAAACCGGCTTCGAAAAGGGATGAACATCCTGCAAAAGCTAGCAGAACTGCCGGGGAAGGCCAACAATCTTCACCCATTGTGATGGAATCTTTGGAAAGGAAAAATTATTCTCCACCTTCTCCACCATCCGTTGATGTAGTAGAGCCCGTCCCTACAAAAGAGAGTGGTACATCGAGGGATACTATAAGGAAAATATCCGATGGAGACTTGCAGGATGTCCTAACGGCTGCTCAAGCTGCTGCTGACTCAGCAGAACGTGCAGCAGCAGCTGCCCGTTCAGCTGCAAGTCTTGCACAACTCAGAATCTCTGAGCTTACCAAGAAGAATTCTGATCAGTATCCAGAAAGTCCGTCAGAGAACCCTTTCCATGCTACCTCAATAGAAAACCCACATTTTGATCATCAGCATTCGCATTCTTCGGCCAGCAGTAGCGGAGATCTTACAGAGTTCCAGAGAGCAGAAACTTCATCACTTTTCAACTCTGGGCAGAACAACCACCAGCCACAGAGACTCCCTTCAGTGGGAGAACCGCAGTTTGATCATCAGAACTCAGCATTCAGCAGCTACGATGATCTTACGCCACAGAGACTCCATTCAATGGAAAAACCGCATTTTGATCATCAGAACTCATCAGTCAGCAGCTATGGTGATCGTACGCCACACAGATTTCCTTCAATGGAAAAACCGCAGTTTGATCATCAGAACTCATCAGTCAGCAGCTATGGTGATCTTACAGAGTTCCAAAGGCCAGAGTCTTCATTACTTGACAGACTCAACCCTGACCAGGACCACCAGCAAATGAGACTGCCTTCCATGGAAGATGACCCCTATTACTCATACCCGAATCTGTTCTCATCGCAGAATCCTGATCGCTCATCTGGTTCTCATTCATTGTCAGACAATACAAGACCTGCCCATGATTAA